One Streptomyces sp. NBC_00440 DNA window includes the following coding sequences:
- a CDS encoding type II secretion system F family protein, with product MIPLQAVLPAAASGALIGLAVRAAWPAKADLASALDHLDATKAPTTLSTAALPGTDSLPSRVGTRLLSEFGGRITLPVKDLALLRKSPAEHLGKRVLFALYGLLFPQLMQAMLALAGAPWPYAMPLIASLGLATLMWFWPGKDIAREAAAARLVVRHAAASYLERVALARIANSGAAQALIQTAEVGDGWIFVRMRQIFHQADLAGVTVWDALKQLGDELDIPELTRPADTLALAGDGAAVYTTLQAQARQLRIALLSDQKAQANAASAAMVLPVTFGVILMLVFVMIPITITILGT from the coding sequence ATGATCCCCCTGCAGGCCGTCCTGCCAGCCGCCGCCTCCGGAGCCCTGATCGGCCTCGCCGTCCGGGCCGCCTGGCCGGCGAAAGCAGACCTGGCCAGCGCCCTGGACCACCTGGACGCCACCAAAGCCCCCACAACCCTGTCCACCGCAGCCCTGCCGGGAACGGACTCGCTGCCCTCGCGCGTGGGCACCCGGCTGCTCAGCGAGTTCGGCGGCCGCATCACCCTGCCCGTCAAGGACCTCGCGCTGCTGCGCAAGAGCCCCGCCGAACACCTCGGCAAACGCGTCCTGTTCGCCCTGTACGGGCTGCTCTTCCCCCAGCTGATGCAGGCCATGCTCGCCCTGGCGGGCGCCCCGTGGCCCTACGCCATGCCGCTCATCGCATCTCTGGGCCTGGCAACCCTGATGTGGTTCTGGCCCGGCAAAGACATCGCCCGGGAGGCAGCCGCCGCGCGCCTGGTCGTACGGCACGCGGCCGCCTCCTACCTCGAACGCGTCGCCCTCGCCCGCATCGCCAACTCCGGGGCCGCGCAGGCCCTGATACAGACCGCGGAAGTCGGCGACGGATGGATCTTCGTGCGGATGCGGCAGATCTTCCACCAGGCTGACCTGGCCGGAGTCACCGTCTGGGACGCCCTCAAGCAACTCGGAGACGAACTCGACATCCCCGAACTGACCCGCCCCGCCGACACCCTCGCGCTCGCCGGCGACGGCGCCGCCGTCTACACCACCCTGCAGGCCCAGGCCCGCCAACTGCGCATCGCGCTGCTCTCGGACCAGAAAGCCCAGGCGAACGCGGCGTCAGCGGCGATGGTTCTTCCCGTCACCTTCGGCGTGATCCTCATGCTCGTCTTCGTGATGATCCCCATCACGATCACCATCCTCGGCACCTGA
- a CDS encoding ATP-dependent DNA ligase, which yields MLARTAKTLPRPDALPGGTQYEAKVDGFRCLIFTGSDGVFLQSRSGSLALTRAFPEVVDAAAALRDEGMVLDGELVAQNEGRLDFPALQARARHTKSRARELATQSPAEVILFDVLQLRGRELLDVPLYERRTLLEDLFVRRALEAPWALCPATGDVVEAAAWLDPAWGRVGVEGCVAKARNGRYQPSARGWTKVRSRESAEAVIGAVTGSRAHPSGVLLGRWDQNEELRLVARSTPLPARLRAELAGLLAPAGAEHPWHGVRFAAGWGSRDLLNFTCVQPDVVGEFEGDAAIDRAGGVTPCASSGCAWTAHRRRFPASAPADRLPGGGRHRSGSLRRRLSIEV from the coding sequence ATGCTGGCCCGCACCGCGAAGACCCTTCCCCGCCCGGACGCGTTGCCGGGCGGCACGCAGTATGAGGCAAAAGTGGACGGCTTCCGCTGCCTGATCTTCACCGGCTCGGACGGGGTGTTCCTCCAGTCTCGCAGCGGCAGCCTGGCCCTCACACGGGCCTTCCCGGAAGTCGTTGACGCCGCGGCCGCCCTCCGCGACGAAGGCATGGTTCTGGACGGCGAACTCGTGGCCCAGAACGAAGGCCGGCTCGACTTTCCCGCCCTGCAGGCCCGAGCCCGTCACACCAAGTCCCGGGCTCGTGAACTGGCCACGCAGTCACCGGCCGAGGTGATTCTCTTCGACGTGCTCCAGCTCCGCGGCCGTGAGCTCCTGGATGTTCCGCTCTACGAGCGGCGCACCTTGCTTGAGGACTTGTTCGTCCGTCGTGCGCTGGAAGCGCCGTGGGCGCTGTGCCCGGCCACCGGCGACGTGGTCGAAGCCGCAGCGTGGCTGGACCCGGCCTGGGGGCGAGTAGGCGTGGAAGGCTGTGTGGCCAAGGCCCGCAACGGCAGATACCAGCCCTCGGCGAGAGGCTGGACCAAGGTCCGCTCCCGCGAGTCGGCGGAGGCGGTCATCGGGGCCGTCACCGGCAGCCGGGCACATCCTTCCGGTGTGCTGCTGGGCCGCTGGGACCAGAACGAAGAACTGAGATTGGTCGCCCGCAGCACACCGCTCCCGGCACGACTGCGGGCCGAACTAGCCGGCCTGCTCGCCCCAGCAGGAGCCGAGCACCCCTGGCATGGTGTCCGATTTGCTGCCGGGTGGGGCAGCCGAGATCTGCTGAACTTCACCTGCGTGCAGCCCGACGTTGTTGGCGAATTCGAGGGTGACGCCGCTATCGATCGGGCCGGTGGCGTCACCCCGTGCGCCTCATCCGGTTGCGCCTGGACCGCGCACCGGAGACGGTTCCCGGCTTCGGCACCGGCTGATCGGCTGCCGGGCGGGGGGCGTCACCGATCGGGCAGCTTGCGGCGGAGACTGTCCATCGAGGTCTGA
- a CDS encoding TadE/TadG family type IV pilus assembly protein translates to MRKRLNTWRAGALGPQGDRGFGSVEVAILAIAVLALLLTSIQVGFYYHARKVAQSAARQGVEAGRAFGATDSDGVAQAQDFLARFGNSVRGASVSPAGSTAQQIRITVHGTVATLVPGLELNVTQYAEGPIERFTNP, encoded by the coding sequence GTGAGGAAGCGGCTGAACACATGGCGGGCCGGCGCCCTGGGACCGCAGGGCGACCGCGGGTTCGGGAGCGTCGAAGTCGCGATCCTGGCCATCGCCGTCCTGGCCCTCCTCCTCACCTCCATCCAGGTCGGGTTCTACTACCACGCACGCAAGGTCGCCCAGTCCGCCGCCCGCCAGGGCGTCGAGGCCGGCCGGGCCTTCGGCGCCACCGACAGCGACGGAGTGGCCCAGGCACAGGACTTCCTCGCCCGGTTCGGCAACAGCGTGCGGGGCGCGAGCGTGTCACCCGCCGGCAGCACCGCCCAGCAGATCCGCATCACCGTGCACGGCACCGTTGCCACCCTCGTCCCCGGCCTCGAACTGAACGTCACCCAGTACGCCGAAGGCCCCATCGAACGGTTCACAAACCCATGA
- a CDS encoding LysM peptidoglycan-binding domain-containing protein — MAHRTPGPLRALGVLLRALTGLALLLALVAGVPYALLAVGHQPTELTGGWDLLMSQDDGTAFLVVLTLLGWAAWTAFTFSVLVELVAVLRRRSAPRIKGLGGLQSFAGFLVGAVVLLAPTAASAAVVSPASAATVHTAVSEPGPTTAPSGNSTSSPSSQSAWPQHTVTSPTESPWDLAETYLGNGQRWKDIAALNPGIPELAAGDGYLPLGTVVSLPADARSTKPATSQAPAATTTPGSDATPHAAAAAGGDEKTPEAETVHAGDSLWSIAARHGDPNQWRAIYDANKGEAQPGGGHFDNPDLIYPGQKLDIPQQAEEGSPAPEARTDNPPPTTHQHTPTSKTPETDHDDRQGPAQHPAPPTITAPAPSSTANPAPDTTTRTPAPSAQNTRPAQVQPTHEQNDQALAPAAMWMGAGALAAALIGTLALRRRLQQRRLRPGRRIPMPQGRAAATEQGLRAAQHPTGFDLLDTALRTLALNLAAVGRELPVVEAVVLHESRVELHLDQDTAPMKPFASAAGRQDLWTCSATNPDLADDETLQDADAPYPVLVSIGWDAQGHLVLIDLEHVGILQLAGDEDFARHVLQAIAVELANTPVPGHLEVAALGDTTPGLEAAAPERVARTVVADAATDLAAHTADQRRALTTIGATSLRQARLSDDTAGDWTPHVVLAENLPEGADTDRLLDALTQQPTTAAAVITTNPAGPEAGAWTLSCQSPDDTIVLPGSRLPIRLQGLSDEHFADAIELLTLAASETDVPAPEWVTADPDDDATADEPGEDGLPAEYADLEEESLDDDSSTHPAQKDDHDLAAVPTDPENNPPEPEDVAETDNGPSVINHDPQENPRPEPANHPTVLAAPCAPPARAVHATVPAPASTTPPPIEEPAPSSGPRVLLLGSVQIEGATGRLDSNRKNIGVELVAYLALNPGVDHHAIDDALWPGRQVKKEMRNSVISRTRSWLAKDEDGAPHLPRVPDSGDSRYRLGPKITCDWTSFQKHARRGLADRGEDGDLALRRALALVRGRPFAGINPVRYAWAEPIIQEMVSAIAHVAYELSTRLREAGDIPGALLAARQGLLACEENETLHRQIFLAHHAAGDIEALRKAAANLMKINEQLGGGVDMDEDTAELLRDLLPRPAIAH, encoded by the coding sequence ATGGCCCATCGCACCCCCGGACCCCTGCGCGCCCTCGGCGTCCTGCTGCGCGCCCTGACCGGACTCGCCCTCCTGCTCGCCCTGGTCGCCGGCGTCCCCTACGCGCTGCTTGCCGTCGGACACCAGCCGACCGAACTCACCGGTGGCTGGGACCTGCTGATGAGCCAGGACGACGGCACCGCCTTCCTCGTAGTCCTCACCCTCCTCGGCTGGGCCGCCTGGACCGCCTTCACCTTCTCCGTCCTCGTCGAACTCGTGGCCGTGCTGCGCCGCCGCTCCGCCCCCCGGATCAAGGGCTTGGGCGGCCTGCAGTCCTTCGCCGGGTTCCTGGTCGGCGCGGTCGTGCTGCTCGCGCCGACCGCAGCCTCGGCCGCCGTCGTCTCACCCGCCTCCGCCGCCACCGTCCACACCGCGGTGAGCGAGCCGGGCCCGACCACAGCCCCCAGTGGGAACAGCACGAGTTCCCCGAGTTCTCAGAGCGCCTGGCCCCAGCACACGGTCACCTCGCCCACCGAGTCGCCGTGGGACCTGGCCGAGACGTACCTCGGCAACGGGCAGCGATGGAAGGACATCGCAGCCCTCAACCCCGGCATCCCGGAACTCGCCGCCGGCGACGGGTACCTGCCGCTGGGCACGGTCGTCAGTCTTCCCGCGGACGCCCGCTCCACGAAGCCGGCCACCAGCCAGGCCCCGGCGGCCACCACCACACCAGGCTCCGACGCCACCCCCCACGCAGCTGCGGCCGCCGGAGGCGACGAGAAGACTCCAGAGGCGGAAACCGTCCATGCCGGAGACAGCCTCTGGTCCATCGCAGCCCGCCACGGCGACCCCAACCAATGGCGTGCCATCTACGACGCCAACAAGGGAGAAGCCCAGCCCGGGGGAGGCCACTTCGACAACCCGGACCTCATCTACCCGGGCCAGAAACTCGACATCCCGCAGCAGGCCGAAGAGGGAAGCCCCGCCCCCGAAGCCCGCACGGACAACCCGCCCCCCACCACACATCAGCACACCCCCACCAGCAAGACCCCGGAAACCGACCACGACGACCGCCAGGGCCCTGCACAGCACCCGGCACCCCCGACCATCACCGCCCCGGCCCCGAGCAGCACAGCCAACCCGGCCCCCGACACCACCACCCGCACGCCTGCTCCCAGCGCCCAGAACACCCGCCCGGCCCAAGTCCAGCCCACCCACGAACAGAACGACCAGGCCCTCGCACCGGCCGCCATGTGGATGGGCGCCGGAGCGCTGGCCGCAGCCCTGATCGGCACCCTCGCCCTAAGACGCCGACTCCAACAGCGCCGCCTGCGCCCCGGCCGGCGCATCCCGATGCCACAAGGCCGGGCAGCCGCGACCGAACAAGGACTGCGCGCCGCCCAGCACCCCACGGGCTTCGACCTGCTCGACACCGCGCTGCGCACCCTCGCCCTCAACCTGGCAGCGGTCGGACGCGAACTTCCCGTCGTGGAAGCTGTGGTCCTGCACGAGTCCCGCGTCGAACTGCACCTCGACCAGGACACAGCCCCGATGAAGCCGTTCGCATCCGCGGCCGGCCGCCAGGACCTGTGGACCTGCTCAGCCACCAACCCCGACCTGGCCGACGACGAAACCCTGCAGGACGCAGACGCCCCCTACCCCGTACTCGTCTCGATCGGCTGGGACGCACAGGGTCACCTCGTCCTCATCGACCTCGAACACGTCGGCATCCTCCAACTGGCCGGAGACGAAGACTTCGCCCGCCACGTCCTGCAAGCCATCGCCGTGGAGCTCGCCAACACCCCGGTACCCGGCCACCTAGAAGTAGCCGCACTCGGCGATACGACACCCGGCCTCGAAGCGGCCGCCCCCGAACGCGTCGCCCGAACCGTCGTAGCCGACGCAGCTACCGACCTGGCCGCTCACACAGCCGACCAGCGTCGCGCCCTCACCACAATCGGCGCCACCTCACTGCGCCAGGCGCGGCTGAGCGATGACACCGCAGGCGACTGGACCCCGCACGTTGTCCTGGCCGAGAACCTGCCCGAGGGAGCCGACACCGACCGGCTCCTCGACGCGCTCACCCAACAACCCACCACAGCGGCCGCCGTCATCACCACCAACCCCGCCGGCCCGGAGGCGGGGGCCTGGACACTGAGCTGCCAAAGCCCGGACGACACCATCGTGCTCCCCGGCTCCCGTCTCCCCATCCGTCTCCAGGGCCTGTCCGACGAACACTTCGCCGACGCCATCGAGCTGCTCACCCTCGCCGCCAGCGAGACAGACGTTCCCGCACCCGAGTGGGTCACCGCCGACCCGGACGACGATGCCACCGCGGACGAACCCGGCGAAGACGGTCTACCCGCGGAGTACGCCGACCTCGAAGAAGAATCCCTCGACGACGACAGCAGCACGCATCCAGCGCAGAAAGACGACCACGACCTGGCGGCCGTGCCCACGGACCCGGAGAACAACCCACCCGAACCTGAGGACGTGGCCGAGACAGACAACGGACCCAGCGTCATCAACCACGACCCGCAGGAGAATCCGCGACCCGAACCCGCCAACCACCCCACGGTGCTCGCTGCCCCGTGCGCGCCGCCAGCCCGGGCCGTCCATGCGACCGTCCCAGCTCCGGCCTCCACGACACCACCTCCGATCGAGGAACCGGCCCCGTCAAGCGGACCACGGGTACTCCTTCTCGGCAGCGTCCAGATCGAAGGCGCCACCGGCAGGCTCGACTCCAACCGAAAGAACATCGGTGTCGAACTCGTCGCCTATCTCGCCCTCAACCCAGGCGTCGACCACCACGCGATCGACGACGCCCTTTGGCCTGGCCGCCAAGTCAAGAAAGAGATGCGCAATTCGGTCATCTCCCGAACCCGGTCCTGGCTCGCCAAGGACGAAGACGGCGCCCCCCACTTGCCCCGCGTCCCGGACTCCGGCGACAGCCGCTACCGACTCGGACCCAAGATCACCTGCGACTGGACCAGCTTTCAGAAACACGCCCGCAGGGGACTTGCCGACCGGGGAGAGGACGGTGACCTCGCCTTGCGTCGTGCTCTCGCGCTGGTCCGCGGCCGACCCTTCGCGGGCATCAACCCCGTGCGCTACGCCTGGGCCGAGCCAATCATCCAGGAGATGGTCTCCGCGATCGCGCACGTCGCCTACGAACTGTCCACGCGGCTCCGCGAAGCCGGAGACATCCCAGGCGCCCTCCTGGCGGCCCGCCAAGGTCTCCTCGCTTGCGAGGAGAACGAAACGCTGCACCGCCAGATCTTCCTCGCCCACCACGCCGCCGGCGACATCGAGGCCCTGCGGAAAGCCGCCGCGAATCTCATGAAGATCAACGAACAACTCGGCGGCGGCGTCGACATGGACGAAGACACGGCAGAACTCCTGCGCGACCTGCTGCCCCGGCCTGCCATCGCCCACTGA
- a CDS encoding TadE/TadG family type IV pilus assembly protein, translated as MRRFVDRRRTVLRVRGDRGSMSLFFAITSVAILMVMGLLVDGGGALNAENRSTSLAQEAARTAGQQLDPAQATEGTAITIDPDAARAAAQDYLAGANVQGDVEITDGGQTLNVTVHDTYRTKFAVLLGKSTLDVTGTAKAHLQTQPAAGG; from the coding sequence GTGCGCAGATTCGTAGACCGGCGCCGCACCGTACTGCGCGTCCGGGGTGACCGCGGTTCCATGTCGCTGTTCTTCGCGATCACGTCCGTGGCGATCCTCATGGTCATGGGACTCCTCGTTGACGGCGGCGGCGCCCTGAACGCGGAAAACCGCAGCACCTCCCTGGCCCAGGAAGCCGCCCGCACCGCCGGCCAGCAACTCGACCCGGCGCAGGCCACCGAAGGCACCGCCATCACGATCGACCCGGACGCCGCCCGCGCGGCTGCCCAGGACTACCTCGCAGGCGCGAACGTCCAGGGAGACGTGGAGATCACCGACGGCGGGCAGACCCTCAATGTGACTGTCCACGACACCTACCGCACCAAGTTCGCCGTCCTGCTCGGCAAGAGCACGCTCGATGTGACCGGTACCGCCAAGGCCCATCTACAAACCCAACCCGCTGCTGGAGGCTGA
- a CDS encoding SAF domain-containing protein: MEPPVAAPPLPRPQTPGRPEIPITTTPPVKRERRWSVAALCIVLAVLGGLGAAAAVTSSSDRVKVLAIARDVPAGQAITDGDLVVAEVSADGALTPVPAGQRSSIVGKRPAVDLRKGGLLTSSQLGAGTGLGDDKEQVGVQVKRGQSPAGTLAPGDKVLAVTTPAQGDTTTGDKSGETPPSTLNGVVVSVSRPDASGTVVVNLAVADTDGPLLATRAAVGRISLVREPRSSR; the protein is encoded by the coding sequence ATGGAACCCCCCGTCGCCGCACCTCCGCTGCCGCGCCCGCAGACTCCCGGCCGTCCCGAGATCCCCATCACCACCACGCCTCCGGTCAAGCGGGAGCGACGCTGGTCGGTTGCTGCACTGTGTATCGTCCTCGCGGTGCTCGGCGGGCTGGGCGCGGCCGCGGCCGTCACGTCATCCAGCGACCGCGTGAAGGTTCTCGCGATCGCCCGGGACGTGCCGGCAGGACAGGCCATCACCGATGGAGACCTGGTCGTGGCCGAGGTGTCCGCCGACGGCGCCCTGACCCCGGTCCCCGCCGGACAGCGGAGCAGTATCGTCGGCAAGCGCCCGGCCGTCGACCTGCGCAAAGGTGGACTCCTGACCTCCTCGCAGCTGGGCGCGGGGACCGGGCTTGGGGATGACAAAGAGCAGGTCGGTGTGCAGGTCAAGCGCGGCCAGTCACCGGCGGGAACGCTCGCCCCCGGTGACAAGGTCCTCGCAGTGACCACCCCGGCCCAGGGCGACACCACCACCGGCGACAAGAGCGGTGAGACGCCGCCGTCGACGCTCAACGGGGTGGTCGTGTCGGTGTCCCGGCCGGACGCGTCCGGCACGGTGGTCGTCAACCTCGCGGTAGCGGACACCGACGGTCCGCTCCTGGCCACCCGCGCCGCCGTAGGCCGGATCTCGCTGGTCCGCGAACCGAGGAGCAGCCGATGA
- a CDS encoding TadE/TadG family type IV pilus assembly protein, producing MNGPSRRLPQALRQDRGSYAVETAVLAPALIALLLLMVAFGRVVDANGAVDSAARAAARAASLERDASTAQSQAQTAAEQSLDGEGITCRTSSVTVDTSGYSLDVGTAATVTATIACTADLSDIGLPGLPGSKTLRASWTSPIDTYRGRQ from the coding sequence ATGAACGGCCCCAGCAGACGACTCCCGCAGGCCCTGCGCCAGGACCGGGGCAGCTACGCGGTCGAGACAGCCGTGCTCGCCCCGGCGCTCATCGCCCTACTGCTCCTCATGGTCGCCTTCGGCCGGGTCGTCGACGCGAACGGCGCCGTCGACTCCGCAGCCCGCGCCGCAGCCCGGGCCGCCTCCCTCGAACGAGACGCCTCCACCGCACAGTCCCAGGCCCAGACTGCGGCCGAACAGAGCCTCGACGGCGAGGGCATCACCTGCCGGACCAGCAGCGTCACCGTAGACACATCCGGCTACAGTCTGGACGTCGGGACCGCGGCCACCGTGACCGCGACCATCGCCTGTACTGCGGATCTCTCCGACATCGGCCTGCCGGGACTGCCCGGCTCGAAAACCCTGCGAGCGTCATGGACCAGCCCCATCGACACCTACCGGGGGCGCCAGTGA
- a CDS encoding DUF192 domain-containing protein, producing the protein MPTTSPLRDGPARLRTAHTEVTLEIASSPKARTRGLLGRDGIDGAILITPSSSVHTLRMRFTIDVAYLDRQLRVVDVHTLKPNRLGAPRRHARHVLEAEAGAMARWNIQRGTHLSIHQ; encoded by the coding sequence ATGCCGACAACCTCACCACTCCGCGACGGCCCCGCCCGTCTCCGGACCGCCCACACCGAGGTGACCCTGGAAATCGCCTCGTCCCCCAAGGCCCGCACCCGCGGCCTGCTCGGCCGCGACGGCATCGACGGAGCCATCCTCATCACCCCATCCAGCAGCGTTCACACACTGCGCATGCGCTTCACCATCGACGTCGCCTACCTCGACAGACAACTGCGCGTCGTCGACGTCCACACCTTGAAGCCCAACCGCCTCGGAGCACCCCGCCGGCACGCCCGCCACGTCCTGGAAGCCGAGGCCGGAGCCATGGCGCGCTGGAACATCCAGCGCGGTACGCACCTTTCGATCCACCAGTGA
- a CDS encoding CpaF family protein: MADTHQRPGTNGHPPPMGREELAGLLAGRLGQRRPEPTHPAAAPAQQPPADQAGPAAVPRLAGLPGELPVGWEVIEALQSDVSQQLSDRDPDKLLEEADRRAMARSLVTTAVADWSAKYAQGNTPLTEEHEATIRTAVFNAMYRGGRLQSLLDEDGVEDVMVDGLRAHVEYFDKPRRTIERVADSHEELITWVNRMARLSGHGERGLTQATPMVGFRMPDGSRVTSSLLTSRPSVVIRKHRIRQHGIAELTQWGSINPILERFLTACVHARMNVLVVGDMGAGKTSLLRALGREIPASERLVTLESDRELYLDEPGPKPGPVTFAFEARQSNGERLGDKAAGEVTISDMFATALRYNASRVIVGEVRSTEIVPMLQAMSAGGSGSMCTLHVRRPHAIISRLVQLCTEAGMATEAAHHLIASSIDVVVYLTYLDETAIGGRKHRFVSHIYEVHDVVGEGGRPTTTELFAPHGQEARAVYKNMPTFIADLERTNVFHRPWLTDNPHGAWGPALQTVSPR, encoded by the coding sequence GTGGCTGACACCCACCAGCGCCCCGGCACCAACGGGCATCCACCACCGATGGGCCGCGAAGAACTCGCCGGGCTCCTCGCAGGACGCCTCGGCCAGCGCCGCCCCGAACCCACCCATCCCGCCGCCGCCCCGGCCCAACAGCCACCGGCCGACCAGGCGGGCCCGGCCGCGGTACCGCGTCTGGCCGGCCTGCCGGGCGAACTGCCCGTGGGCTGGGAGGTGATCGAAGCTCTGCAGTCGGACGTCTCGCAGCAGCTCAGCGACCGCGACCCCGACAAGCTCCTCGAGGAAGCCGACCGCCGGGCCATGGCCCGCTCCCTGGTCACCACCGCCGTCGCCGACTGGTCCGCCAAGTACGCGCAGGGCAACACACCCCTGACCGAAGAGCACGAAGCGACGATCCGCACCGCGGTGTTCAACGCGATGTACCGGGGCGGGCGCCTGCAGTCCCTCCTCGACGAGGACGGTGTCGAAGACGTCATGGTCGACGGGCTGCGCGCGCACGTCGAGTACTTCGACAAACCCCGGCGCACCATTGAGCGCGTCGCCGACTCCCATGAGGAACTCATCACGTGGGTCAACCGGATGGCCCGCCTGTCCGGGCACGGTGAGCGCGGCCTGACCCAGGCGACCCCGATGGTCGGGTTCCGGATGCCCGACGGCTCCCGTGTCACGTCCTCGCTGCTGACCAGCCGGCCCTCGGTCGTCATCCGAAAGCACCGCATCCGTCAGCACGGCATCGCCGAGCTGACGCAGTGGGGCTCCATCAACCCGATCCTGGAGCGGTTCCTGACTGCCTGCGTCCACGCCCGGATGAACGTCCTGGTCGTCGGCGACATGGGTGCCGGAAAGACATCGTTGCTGCGGGCCCTGGGCCGGGAGATCCCGGCATCCGAGCGGCTCGTCACCCTGGAGTCGGACCGGGAGCTTTACCTGGACGAACCAGGGCCCAAGCCGGGGCCGGTCACGTTCGCCTTCGAGGCCCGCCAGTCCAACGGTGAGCGCCTGGGCGATAAAGCTGCCGGCGAGGTCACCATCTCCGACATGTTCGCAACAGCCTTGCGTTACAACGCATCGAGGGTGATCGTCGGCGAGGTCCGCTCCACCGAGATCGTCCCGATGCTGCAGGCCATGTCCGCGGGCGGCTCCGGATCGATGTGCACCCTCCATGTCCGGCGACCCCACGCGATCATCAGCCGCCTCGTTCAGCTGTGCACCGAAGCCGGGATGGCCACCGAAGCCGCCCACCACCTCATCGCTTCGTCCATCGACGTCGTCGTGTACCTCACCTACCTGGACGAAACCGCGATCGGCGGCCGCAAGCACCGCTTCGTCTCCCACATCTACGAAGTCCACGACGTCGTCGGCGAAGGCGGCAGACCAACAACGACGGAACTCTTCGCCCCCCACGGCCAGGAAGCACGCGCCGTCTACAAGAACATGCCGACCTTCATCGCCGATCTGGAACGCACCAACGTCTTCCACCGGCCGTGGCTGACGGACAACCCCCACGGCGCCTGGGGTCCCGCACTGCAGACGGTGAGCCCACGGTGA
- a CDS encoding type II secretion system F family protein, with translation MTTSQLALVAACCAVLTVTGIVLAVRELRGRVRDPIKPASRMTGRLQRAKAELPEAWQQRWKYLLGTAGLVTLVVWAWTGWPVHGLLAGAAVLGLPYTLNPGTAATVRIERLEALAQWLNHLAGVHTAGISLPQTIRASAKNAPAPIAQNVRALADRLGAGMEAQDAFARFADELADGVSDHVVLLFQSHAVYKGPGLSDALEALAVTIHQQAADARDIEADRAKVRKSSRMVSVVICVIVIGCMLNNAWSGWYQSPLGQIVLAGLGAAFAWTLSWLRRIARTKPDPRLLDPLPAYLTTIGGQR, from the coding sequence GTGACCACATCCCAGCTCGCTCTGGTCGCAGCCTGCTGCGCCGTTCTCACCGTCACGGGGATCGTCCTCGCTGTCCGGGAACTGCGCGGCCGCGTACGCGATCCGATCAAGCCCGCCTCCCGGATGACGGGCCGGCTCCAGCGCGCGAAGGCTGAACTGCCCGAAGCCTGGCAGCAACGCTGGAAATATCTCCTCGGCACCGCCGGCCTGGTCACTCTCGTGGTGTGGGCGTGGACCGGCTGGCCCGTCCACGGCCTCCTCGCCGGGGCCGCCGTGCTCGGCCTGCCCTACACCCTGAACCCCGGCACCGCGGCGACGGTACGCATCGAGCGCCTCGAAGCGCTCGCCCAGTGGCTCAACCACCTGGCCGGCGTACACACCGCGGGCATCAGCCTCCCGCAGACCATCCGCGCCAGCGCCAAGAACGCACCCGCACCCATCGCCCAGAACGTACGGGCCCTCGCCGACCGCCTGGGCGCCGGGATGGAAGCGCAGGACGCCTTCGCGCGCTTCGCCGACGAACTCGCCGACGGGGTCTCCGACCACGTGGTGCTGCTCTTCCAGTCCCACGCCGTCTACAAGGGACCCGGGCTCTCCGACGCCCTGGAAGCCCTCGCAGTCACCATCCATCAGCAAGCCGCCGACGCCCGCGACATCGAAGCCGACCGTGCCAAGGTCCGTAAATCCTCCCGCATGGTGTCCGTCGTGATCTGCGTCATCGTGATCGGCTGCATGCTCAACAACGCCTGGTCGGGCTGGTACCAATCCCCGCTGGGACAGATCGTCCTCGCCGGCCTGGGCGCCGCCTTCGCCTGGACCCTGAGCTGGCTGCGCCGCATCGCCCGCACCAAGCCCGACCCCCGCCTGCTGGACCCGCTGCCCGCCTACCTCACCACCATCGGAGGCCAGCGATGA